Proteins from a single region of Bacteroidales bacterium:
- a CDS encoding DUF5916 domain-containing protein, whose product MNTRIPTLLLLLIAISIVSYGQNTPVNRAGYRLHASKTDQPVTIDGILDEAIWAKAEKTTPFFRIQPVDTGYAKAQTEVMVAYDDSYIYMGIINYDPSPGKRPAESYRRDWSFNKNDNFFAAIDTYNDQTNGFAFGVNAVGGQWDGMQANGGVVANEWDGKWYSAVQNNEDAWVAEFKIPFRTIRYKEGDTEWGINFSRLDLKTNEKSSWAPVPRQFASATLAFTGTLVWETPLPKSGVRFSVIPYVLGQATHEKEAGDPIGFTGNAGLDAKVILSTSMNLDVTINPDYSQVEVDRQVTNLDRFELYFPEKRKFFLENSDLFANLGTQTVRPFFSRRIGLNSPVIAGARLSGNAGENWRIGLMNMQTAVDGLNSADNFSVAVLQRKILSRSNIGVFMTNKEVIATPDNPEYSGNQFNRVAGTEFNFASTDNNWTGKVFYHQSFNPVQEGSRFATAGLIKYSTRKFTAGLNQAYVGGNYLAEMGFVRRTGFHQTTPSIGYQFYPNSKRITSHGPSLETDLFFEPDLSLTDREVDLSYSLTWADRSMIRAGVESAYLKLLDPFDPTNTGGEMIPEGTEFKWTEVSLSYLSTMRRLFTFTVEGRYGGFFGGTRASLETEMNYRVQPYGSLSLVTSFNRVLLPEPYTSMDLVLVGPKLDITFTEKLFFTTFVQYNNQIDNLNVNMRFQWRFAPVSDLYIVYTENAYPTGLRTKNRGIVLKLSYWFN is encoded by the coding sequence ATGAATACAAGAATCCCCACCCTGCTGCTATTGCTAATCGCCATCTCTATTGTGTCCTACGGACAAAATACACCTGTGAACCGGGCCGGTTACAGGCTTCATGCTTCGAAAACAGATCAGCCGGTGACCATCGATGGTATTCTGGATGAGGCCATTTGGGCAAAGGCTGAAAAAACCACCCCCTTTTTCCGGATCCAACCCGTGGATACGGGGTACGCCAAAGCACAGACCGAGGTGATGGTCGCCTATGATGACAGCTATATATACATGGGCATCATCAATTATGATCCAAGCCCCGGGAAACGTCCCGCTGAATCTTATCGCAGGGACTGGAGCTTCAATAAGAACGATAACTTTTTTGCAGCCATTGATACCTATAACGACCAGACCAATGGTTTTGCCTTTGGAGTGAATGCCGTAGGAGGCCAGTGGGACGGCATGCAGGCCAATGGTGGCGTGGTGGCCAATGAGTGGGACGGAAAATGGTATTCGGCTGTTCAGAATAACGAGGATGCCTGGGTGGCAGAATTTAAGATCCCATTCAGGACCATCAGATACAAGGAAGGAGATACCGAATGGGGCATTAACTTCAGCCGTCTGGACCTCAAGACCAATGAGAAATCATCCTGGGCCCCGGTGCCCAGGCAGTTCGCATCGGCCACTCTGGCCTTCACCGGAACGCTGGTCTGGGAAACTCCTCTTCCTAAATCAGGGGTCAGATTTTCTGTGATCCCTTATGTGCTGGGACAGGCAACCCATGAAAAGGAAGCCGGCGACCCCATCGGTTTCACCGGGAATGCGGGATTGGATGCCAAGGTTATCTTATCCACCTCCATGAACCTGGATGTAACCATCAACCCCGACTATTCGCAGGTGGAGGTGGACCGGCAGGTTACTAACCTGGACCGCTTCGAACTCTACTTCCCCGAAAAGAGAAAGTTCTTCCTGGAAAACAGCGATCTCTTTGCCAACCTGGGGACCCAGACCGTCAGACCCTTTTTCTCCCGGAGAATCGGACTGAATTCTCCGGTGATTGCAGGGGCCCGCCTCAGTGGGAATGCAGGAGAGAACTGGAGGATCGGACTGATGAATATGCAGACTGCCGTGGATGGACTGAACTCGGCCGATAATTTCAGTGTGGCGGTATTGCAGCGCAAAATCCTGAGCCGTTCCAACATTGGTGTATTCATGACCAACAAAGAGGTCATTGCCACCCCCGATAATCCCGAATACAGCGGAAACCAGTTTAACCGTGTGGCAGGAACCGAATTTAACTTTGCCAGCACCGATAACAACTGGACCGGGAAGGTCTTTTATCACCAGAGTTTCAACCCGGTCCAGGAGGGTAGTCGTTTTGCCACAGCCGGGTTGATCAAATATTCTACCCGGAAGTTTACAGCCGGTCTTAACCAGGCTTACGTGGGAGGGAACTACCTGGCCGAAATGGGATTTGTAAGGCGTACCGGCTTTCACCAGACCACCCCGTCCATCGGCTATCAGTTTTACCCCAATTCGAAAAGGATAACCAGTCATGGCCCCTCGCTCGAAACAGATCTCTTTTTTGAACCTGATCTTTCTCTAACCGACCGGGAGGTGGACCTGAGTTACTCCCTGACCTGGGCGGACCGCAGTATGATCAGGGCCGGAGTGGAATCTGCTTACCTGAAACTGCTGGATCCCTTTGACCCCACCAACACGGGAGGTGAAATGATTCCGGAAGGCACTGAATTTAAATGGACCGAAGTCTCCCTCTCCTATCTCTCCACCATGAGAAGGCTTTTTACCTTTACTGTGGAGGGACGCTACGGGGGCTTTTTTGGCGGCACACGGGCCAGTTTGGAGACCGAGATGAATTACCGGGTCCAGCCCTACGGAAGCCTCTCCCTGGTTACCTCCTTCAACAGGGTGCTGCTCCCTGAGCCCTACACCAGCATGGACCTGGTCCTGGTAGGACCCAAACTGGACATCACCTTCACCGAGAAGCTCTTCTTCACCACCTTTGTACAGTACAACAACCAGATTGACAATTTGAATGTGAACATGCGCTTCCAGTGGCGTTTCGCCCCGGTTTCGGACCTTTATATCGTCTATACCGAGAATGCCTACCCCACCGGTCTGCGCACCAAGAACCGCGGCATCGTGCTGAAGCTGTCGTATTGGTTTAACTAA
- a CDS encoding gamma-glutamyl-gamma-aminobutyrate hydrolase family protein (Members of this family of hydrolases with an active site Cys residue belong to MEROPS family C26.) produces MVSVKNIECFMHVPYEGPGVIADWIGQKGHLLHYTRFYLGHELPEASRADMLIIMGGPMDVFDYHIHSWMGDEIEWVRDYIQTGKPVLGICLGAQIIASALGEEVYPGPHREIGWHNLQFLPSLGNYKIFEALPAAHKVFHWHGDTFDIPRGPSG; encoded by the coding sequence ATGGTCTCCGTAAAAAACATAGAATGCTTTATGCACGTGCCCTACGAAGGGCCGGGTGTGATAGCGGACTGGATCGGGCAAAAGGGACACCTACTCCATTATACCAGGTTCTACCTGGGCCATGAATTACCGGAAGCTTCAAGGGCGGATATGCTGATTATTATGGGTGGCCCCATGGACGTTTTTGATTACCATATCCACTCCTGGATGGGCGATGAAATTGAGTGGGTGAGGGATTATATTCAGACCGGCAAACCAGTTCTGGGGATCTGCCTGGGGGCCCAGATCATCGCCTCTGCCCTGGGTGAGGAGGTTTACCCGGGTCCACACCGGGAGATCGGCTGGCACAACCTGCAGTTCCTTCCCTCCCTGGGTAACTATAAAATATTCGAGGCCCTGCCTGCCGCACACAAGGTCTTTCACTGGCATGGCGACACCTTCGACATTCCCCGGGGGCCATCCGGATAG